From the Bacteroidia bacterium genome, one window contains:
- the smc gene encoding chromosome segregation protein SMC, translated as MYLSKLEIFGFKSFANKTNLVLNDGITAIVGPNGCGKTNIVDALRWSLGEQRYSTLRSDKMEDVIFNGTKVRKPIGMAEVSLTIENNKGILPIEYNEVTITRRVYRSGESEYLLNKTVCRLKDIVHLFMDTGMGANAYSVIELKMVETILSDKMEERRRLFEEAAGVTRYKARRKEALRKLEDVEADLLRVDDIIAEVNKTVTSLNRQARKAERYNEIQERLRMLEIDVLQRDYNSLFDRLEPLEERLSTSIAERESMRLHMEEEEALVDVYKSELGEIEGRQHERRERHAVVLNRSNETRQTLLLSEERQRSLHQRSERLAEAIGSYEQRITVIDKAKNEMTVQLELQAGELERLEVESNAQREAHRDIEEQLSQKKLQAETRQARRLDIMQEVTALQGESDRSSTRQESIENAIMRLNDEDSDAEGNLDQLRTEVAEQGKGQAVLSDTVLEAEKQFHRMEERKQSLRSEIDRLQNRAFEIQGQIGEKMTRIDFLNGLVDRLEGYNESVQHLLRNRDWSASRYGTIADAINTREDLRIAIEAALGDAAHFILVNDLNEALSGLQNLKDHRKGKATFACLSRVPEMKAATFPIAGDGILGWAVDLVKYDTLYRDLFHLLLRRVLIVRDAETANACIREYPELRCVTLQGDLFDSQGIVRGGSHSQDEGSMIGKKDQIAMLGREVDELKRHLLENQSALEDLNDEYTAIDLRSYAEQMKQTQQELSAHERRVAQIVFEIEKQERIIQKNAEERARLEEELAQIALRLAQIHPRMEILRSEQETVETEVVRESEILTELEKTYNRSMEVLTQANVAVVQKRGEIQNMRNEFDRLSTTLHEAERSLLNAQEEIVQAQEAAASLVEDITRLKAEAMLLDEEEASSRSELEAIEMELEEKRGETRRIEKLLQEDRQKQNQTIGIVHETELKVTEIRQRILSLEDHARNEFEMELTRLPGQEEDVFDLAQAKEEINDLRQKIRALGPVNPLAFEEWKEEKDRLDLLTTQREDLIASQHTLRDTIREINETAKKKFTETFALVRDNFIRIFKSLFDEGDEADLLIGDNEDPLEARIDIIAKPRGKRPHSIDMLSGGEKTLTAIALLFGIYLVKPSPFCILDEVDAPLDDANIDRYIRILREFSENTQFIVVTHNKRTMAAADTLYGVTMEEEGVSKLVAVNFSQEAVAKYTYN; from the coding sequence ATGTATCTCAGCAAGCTCGAAATATTCGGCTTTAAATCATTTGCGAATAAAACCAATCTCGTTCTGAATGATGGCATTACCGCAATCGTGGGACCGAATGGTTGCGGTAAAACCAACATCGTTGACGCCCTTCGATGGTCGCTCGGAGAACAGCGCTACTCAACGCTGCGCAGCGACAAGATGGAAGATGTGATTTTCAACGGCACCAAGGTCAGAAAACCTATCGGTATGGCGGAAGTGTCGCTGACAATCGAAAACAATAAGGGCATTCTTCCGATCGAATATAATGAAGTGACGATAACGCGACGTGTGTATCGTTCCGGGGAGAGTGAATACCTGCTCAACAAGACCGTTTGTCGTCTCAAAGATATCGTGCATCTCTTCATGGATACCGGAATGGGCGCAAACGCGTATTCGGTGATCGAGTTGAAGATGGTCGAGACGATTTTGAGTGACAAGATGGAGGAACGTCGCCGTCTCTTCGAGGAAGCCGCCGGGGTAACTCGCTACAAGGCGCGACGGAAAGAAGCACTGCGCAAACTCGAGGATGTGGAAGCCGACCTGCTGCGGGTGGATGATATCATCGCGGAGGTGAACAAAACGGTAACATCGCTCAATCGTCAGGCCCGGAAAGCGGAACGCTACAATGAAATCCAGGAGCGCCTCCGCATGCTCGAGATAGATGTGCTTCAACGAGATTATAACAGTCTCTTTGATCGCCTCGAGCCATTGGAAGAGCGTCTGAGTACCAGCATCGCTGAGCGAGAATCAATGCGCCTCCATATGGAGGAGGAAGAAGCGCTGGTGGACGTGTATAAAAGCGAACTCGGCGAAATCGAGGGTCGCCAGCATGAGCGTCGAGAGCGGCACGCCGTTGTACTCAATCGTAGCAATGAAACACGACAGACGCTACTCCTGAGTGAGGAGCGCCAACGGTCGCTCCATCAGCGTTCCGAGCGTCTGGCCGAGGCCATCGGGAGTTACGAACAGCGCATTACCGTCATAGACAAGGCAAAAAACGAAATGACGGTGCAGCTCGAACTTCAGGCCGGTGAGTTGGAGCGACTGGAGGTGGAAAGCAACGCTCAACGCGAGGCACACCGGGATATCGAAGAGCAACTCTCTCAGAAAAAATTGCAGGCGGAAACACGGCAAGCGCGTCGACTGGACATCATGCAGGAAGTCACCGCGTTACAGGGTGAATCCGATCGATCGAGCACGCGCCAGGAGTCGATCGAGAACGCCATAATGCGGTTGAACGACGAAGACAGCGACGCCGAAGGGAACCTCGATCAACTTCGGACCGAGGTCGCTGAACAGGGTAAAGGACAGGCCGTGCTTTCGGATACCGTACTCGAAGCCGAAAAGCAATTTCACAGAATGGAAGAGCGGAAGCAGTCGCTCCGGAGCGAAATCGACCGGCTGCAAAACCGAGCGTTCGAGATTCAGGGTCAGATCGGTGAGAAAATGACTCGCATTGACTTTCTCAACGGTCTTGTGGATCGCCTTGAGGGGTACAATGAAAGTGTACAGCACTTGTTGCGCAACAGAGATTGGTCGGCTTCGCGCTATGGTACTATCGCGGACGCGATCAACACCCGTGAGGATTTGCGTATTGCCATTGAAGCGGCGCTCGGTGATGCGGCGCACTTCATTCTCGTCAATGATCTCAACGAAGCTCTCAGTGGTTTGCAGAATCTGAAGGATCATCGCAAAGGGAAAGCGACGTTCGCATGTCTTTCGCGCGTGCCGGAAATGAAAGCAGCGACGTTTCCCATTGCGGGGGATGGTATTCTGGGTTGGGCGGTTGATCTGGTGAAATACGATACGCTGTATCGGGATCTGTTCCACCTTCTCTTGCGTCGCGTGCTGATCGTCCGTGATGCTGAAACGGCTAATGCCTGTATCCGGGAGTATCCGGAACTCCGTTGTGTCACGCTGCAAGGAGATCTCTTCGACAGTCAAGGGATTGTGCGCGGTGGGAGCCACAGCCAGGACGAAGGCAGCATGATCGGAAAAAAGGATCAGATTGCGATGCTCGGCCGCGAAGTGGATGAGCTGAAACGGCATCTGCTGGAGAATCAATCCGCTCTGGAAGATCTGAACGATGAATACACCGCCATCGATCTTCGGAGCTACGCGGAGCAAATGAAGCAGACGCAGCAGGAACTATCCGCGCATGAGCGCAGGGTCGCACAAATTGTTTTTGAGATAGAAAAGCAGGAACGCATCATACAGAAAAATGCCGAGGAGCGCGCGCGCCTGGAAGAGGAACTTGCACAAATTGCTCTTCGTCTTGCACAGATCCATCCGCGCATGGAAATACTGCGAAGCGAGCAGGAAACCGTGGAAACCGAAGTGGTGCGGGAATCCGAGATTCTTACCGAGCTCGAAAAAACGTACAACCGGAGTATGGAGGTACTGACGCAAGCCAATGTCGCGGTCGTGCAGAAGCGCGGTGAAATTCAGAATATGAGAAATGAATTCGATCGCCTCAGTACCACGCTGCACGAAGCGGAGCGTTCGCTGCTGAATGCCCAGGAGGAAATCGTTCAGGCACAGGAAGCCGCAGCTTCCTTGGTTGAAGACATTACGCGTCTCAAGGCCGAGGCCATGCTTCTCGATGAGGAGGAGGCGTCATCCCGGAGTGAACTCGAAGCAATAGAAATGGAGCTTGAAGAAAAGCGTGGTGAAACCCGCCGTATCGAGAAACTGCTCCAGGAAGACCGACAGAAGCAAAACCAAACGATCGGTATCGTGCATGAGACGGAGCTGAAAGTTACCGAAATCCGTCAACGCATTCTGTCGCTCGAGGATCATGCCCGGAATGAATTCGAGATGGAACTCACCCGTTTACCGGGCCAGGAGGAAGACGTCTTTGACCTGGCGCAGGCAAAGGAGGAAATCAATGACCTCCGCCAGAAAATCCGTGCGCTCGGTCCGGTCAATCCTCTCGCCTTCGAGGAGTGGAAGGAAGAAAAGGATCGTCTTGATCTGCTCACAACGCAACGCGAAGATCTTATCGCCTCGCAGCATACGCTTCGTGATACGATCCGCGAGATCAACGAAACGGCGAAGAAGAAGTTTACCGAGACCTTTGCCCTTGTACGCGATAACTTTATCCGCATATTCAAATCTCTGTTCGACGAGGGTGACGAGGCGGATCTCCTTATCGGGGACAATGAGGATCCGCTCGAAGCACGCATTGACATTATCGCGAAACCGCGCGGGAAGCGACCGCATTCGATCGATATGCTTTCCGGCGGCGAGAAAACGCTGACCGCGATCGCGCTGCTGTTCGGGATTTATCTCGTAAAGCCCAGTCCCTTCTGCATCCTCGACGAAGTGGATGCGCCCCTGGACGATGCGAACATAGACCGGTACATTCGAATCCTGCGGGAATTTTCGGAGAACACGCAGTTCATCGTCGTGACACACAATAAGCGAACCATGGCCGCAGCGGATACGCTGTATGGCGTCACCATGGAAGAAGAAGGTGTGTCAAAACTCGTTGCCGTGAATTTCAGCCAGGAAGCGGTCGCCAAGTACACCTACAATTGA
- a CDS encoding aminotransferase class I/II-fold pyridoxal phosphate-dependent enzyme has product MNGRNISLNMNVRGLHASATLAINERSNALMAEGKRIFKLGLGQSPFPVPGVIVNALRNHATEKDYLPVKGLPTLRAAVADFHRRKDHVNAHPDGVLIGPGSKELMFLLQLVYYGEILLPTPCWVSYGPQAKIIGRNVQRIHTNRSERWRISPTRLKTYLDTENDQYRPRLLILNYPGNPDGDTYTMEELQEIAEIAREYEIILLSDEIYGQLAHSGGHFSIARFYPEGTIISSGLSKWCGAGGWRLGTFTFPKPLFWLLDAMSVVASETFTSVSAPIQHAAVTAFRGGDEIETYLSHARRILRLLGTTCAETLTTADIFVHKPEGAFYLFLDFEEHREALAARGITESRELCERLLVESGVAMLPGADFERPPGELTSRLAYVNFDGSEALAASRAIPLDTALPADFLDVHCAETIEAVKRIAEWVG; this is encoded by the coding sequence ATGAACGGTCGCAATATCAGTCTCAACATGAATGTGCGAGGCTTACACGCTTCCGCCACGCTCGCCATCAACGAACGGAGCAACGCACTCATGGCGGAGGGCAAACGGATTTTCAAACTCGGCCTCGGTCAATCGCCCTTTCCCGTTCCCGGTGTCATTGTGAACGCCCTGCGAAATCATGCGACGGAGAAGGATTACCTCCCCGTCAAGGGCTTGCCCACACTCCGTGCTGCGGTCGCGGATTTCCATCGCAGAAAAGATCACGTCAACGCCCACCCGGATGGTGTATTGATCGGACCGGGTTCGAAAGAACTGATGTTCCTGCTCCAACTGGTGTATTATGGAGAGATACTTCTCCCGACCCCGTGTTGGGTATCGTATGGTCCACAGGCCAAAATCATCGGTCGCAATGTGCAGCGTATCCACACCAACCGCAGCGAGCGCTGGCGAATTTCCCCGACGCGACTGAAGACGTATCTCGACACGGAGAACGATCAGTACAGACCCCGCTTACTGATACTCAACTACCCCGGGAATCCCGATGGTGATACCTACACGATGGAGGAGCTGCAGGAAATAGCTGAAATAGCCCGGGAATACGAAATCATTCTCCTTTCGGATGAAATATACGGGCAGCTCGCCCACAGTGGAGGACATTTCTCCATCGCGCGATTTTATCCGGAAGGCACGATCATCAGTTCGGGCCTGTCGAAATGGTGTGGCGCCGGAGGTTGGCGGCTGGGCACTTTTACGTTTCCGAAACCGCTGTTCTGGCTTCTCGATGCGATGTCGGTTGTGGCGAGCGAGACCTTTACCTCAGTGAGCGCGCCCATCCAGCACGCCGCGGTAACCGCTTTCCGTGGCGGCGACGAAATCGAAACCTACTTGAGCCATGCCCGCCGCATCCTTCGCTTGCTTGGCACCACCTGCGCGGAAACGCTGACGACCGCAGATATTTTCGTGCACAAGCCCGAAGGCGCGTTCTACCTCTTTTTGGATTTTGAGGAACATCGTGAGGCGTTGGCTGCTCGCGGAATCACGGAGAGTCGCGAGCTATGCGAACGCCTGCTCGTGGAATCGGGCGTCGCGATGCTCCCGGGCGCGGATTTTGAGCGTCCTCCCGGGGAGCTCACCTCGCGACTGGCCTATGTCAATTTCGATGGTTCTGAAGCTCTCGCGGCCAGCCGGGCAATTCCCCTCGACACTGCACTCCCCGCAGATTTTCTCGACGTGCACTGCGCAGAAACAATCGAAGCGGTTAAACGCATAGCCGAATGGGTCGGATAA
- a CDS encoding PIG-L family deacetylase, with the protein MPLRVFCLFPHPDDESFLTGGTIAALTAAGHEVSLYTLTRGERSRHAARLGITPEDLAQRRSNEVQRAAEILGISHVYQGDYPDGGLRDLDPRILESDISEKILERQPNVLITFDVQGSSVHPDHIVMHHVVKRAFVQLRESHPWMQRLAFCVLPQSRTSSWPRKVFGVPEHRIHVRLPVSHVREIEHAAIHAHESVLGDVHDHNHDNWMLWEEEYYTLFGESYSPPVSSLFHDLLPRNKDASRFEEQK; encoded by the coding sequence ATGCCTCTCAGGGTTTTTTGCCTTTTTCCCCATCCCGACGATGAAAGTTTCCTCACTGGCGGTACAATAGCCGCCCTCACTGCCGCCGGACATGAAGTCAGTCTTTACACTTTGACCCGAGGCGAGCGCAGTCGCCACGCCGCGCGCTTGGGTATTACTCCCGAAGATCTCGCACAACGGCGCTCCAACGAAGTGCAACGTGCCGCGGAAATTCTCGGCATATCCCATGTGTATCAAGGTGATTATCCCGACGGTGGATTACGCGACCTCGATCCGAGAATTCTCGAATCCGACATCTCGGAAAAGATTCTTGAGCGTCAACCGAATGTGCTTATAACCTTTGACGTTCAGGGAAGCTCCGTGCATCCGGATCATATTGTCATGCATCATGTGGTGAAACGCGCGTTCGTACAACTGCGCGAAAGCCACCCCTGGATGCAACGCCTGGCGTTCTGCGTCTTGCCGCAATCCCGCACCTCCTCATGGCCACGCAAGGTGTTCGGTGTGCCCGAACACAGAATTCACGTGCGTCTTCCGGTATCGCATGTGCGGGAAATCGAGCACGCCGCGATTCACGCACATGAAAGCGTACTCGGAGACGTGCACGATCACAATCATGACAACTGGATGCTTTGGGAAGAAGAATATTATACCCTCTTCGGTGAGAGCTATTCACCGCCGGTTTCTTCTCTCTTTCACGATCTCCTGCCGCGAAACAAAGACGCATCGCGTTTTGAGGAACAGAAATGA
- a CDS encoding cohesin domain-containing protein yields MRRSFHHCFRCSSFIGFFFLLFSTAAIGQSANHTLLCSAAGPDSVYFDKTTFNRYLPGEFDVSVAVWNDGTVHADSLYAFPRSNPRFTVVSPSSVLLTDRLLPGDTARATFTVRVNPRTISGLDTIVIAISGKEGARTDCPIVIWVEKEYRPVNLLICPPAGSVSAVFVDTLNDYRPNPLAFPLTIRNEGDAPSKETRLFYVATPGLTLADGQPQSLDLGVLTPGASLAQVFRLNVLRRAVDTTVLVRFRVQGKGGLGDRIIDTLCSYELFIPAARDVLFALDCENQSELRFENGAYTPNPFTWTVKVRNTGSAKAKNVRATLSHPVAVVVLSPQSEILVGDLNPGQEISVTWLLRALPVFRSDTSQICVDVFDTFNRRTSCCDTLILPAVRAPLFEADCTIIPDSIHVNPNTGLYQPTEFFVDVLLTNIGTDPADSVYAEIIIADPDIQFIAPVTSRVLITPSFAANAQESVRWTLAPVPVQVERDIEITVRITSRNAATVSTICKVYIAAALKPEFECSAETLPADTLHYSIAILEYDPLVFRATIRNNGTIAARNLEAAILLPSGIGLPLQESTLIRRSDPLGIDSVWTVSWSLQPLARREGTLDTIRVEFRSGNMKTYCEDWIFIIGIPPVTVFTIPRDALERFSKEVRVPVLIDEARDKEIRELQLHIQYDPALLRLEALEYDSTLLARNWTSTYTDVNGRLIFNAQTLRDALSGSGELFRMRFTVLFGDDADILRYAVSPLEFDSLASSVNRGSVLARFYDGYVTVSGDCLWPLAANENYVILTSMPNPFNPSTTLTYELRRAGHVTLLLFDETGRYLQTLVNERQDAGTYQRVFLASGLASGSYRAVLLLDGQPATWRNLQLLR; encoded by the coding sequence ATGCGGCGGTCGTTTCACCATTGTTTTCGGTGCAGTTCCTTCATCGGATTCTTTTTCCTTCTTTTTTCGACTGCGGCTATCGGACAATCCGCCAATCACACATTACTGTGCTCCGCTGCCGGACCCGATTCCGTTTATTTTGACAAAACCACCTTTAACCGTTATCTGCCGGGAGAATTCGACGTTTCCGTCGCTGTCTGGAATGATGGTACGGTCCATGCCGATTCCCTTTATGCGTTTCCGCGATCCAATCCGCGATTTACCGTTGTCTCCCCGTCTTCCGTTCTGCTGACAGATCGACTCCTTCCCGGCGATACCGCACGCGCGACGTTTACCGTCCGGGTCAACCCCCGGACAATCAGCGGCCTGGATACCATTGTTATTGCGATATCGGGCAAGGAGGGCGCTCGTACGGATTGTCCTATCGTGATCTGGGTCGAGAAGGAATACCGACCCGTCAATCTCCTCATATGTCCACCCGCGGGATCGGTAAGCGCGGTGTTCGTTGATACACTGAACGACTACCGTCCCAACCCGCTTGCTTTCCCACTAACGATCAGAAACGAGGGTGACGCCCCTTCGAAGGAGACTCGCCTGTTTTACGTTGCAACACCCGGTCTTACTCTCGCGGATGGTCAGCCCCAAAGCCTCGATCTCGGAGTGTTGACCCCCGGCGCTTCGCTTGCCCAGGTGTTCAGACTCAATGTACTCCGGCGCGCGGTGGATACGACCGTACTCGTCCGTTTTCGCGTCCAGGGAAAAGGCGGGCTCGGGGACCGCATCATCGACACGTTGTGCAGTTACGAGCTCTTCATTCCCGCTGCGCGTGATGTGCTTTTCGCCCTTGACTGCGAAAATCAGTCCGAGCTTCGCTTTGAAAATGGGGCCTACACACCGAATCCATTCACCTGGACTGTTAAAGTGCGCAATACGGGCTCAGCCAAGGCAAAAAATGTTCGAGCGACGCTTTCGCATCCGGTTGCCGTCGTGGTGCTTTCACCACAGAGCGAAATACTGGTGGGAGACTTGAATCCCGGTCAGGAAATTTCCGTCACCTGGCTGTTACGCGCTTTGCCGGTTTTCCGTTCTGACACCAGCCAGATATGCGTCGACGTCTTCGATACTTTCAACCGTAGAACGAGTTGCTGCGACACCCTGATTTTACCTGCGGTTCGTGCTCCTCTTTTCGAAGCGGATTGCACCATTATTCCCGACAGCATTCACGTCAATCCGAATACTGGTCTGTACCAACCCACCGAATTTTTCGTGGACGTTCTGCTCACGAATATCGGCACCGATCCGGCAGATTCCGTGTATGCCGAGATAATCATCGCCGATCCGGATATTCAGTTCATCGCACCTGTGACAAGTCGCGTTCTTATCACACCTTCCTTCGCCGCCAACGCGCAGGAGAGCGTTCGCTGGACCCTGGCACCAGTGCCCGTACAGGTGGAGCGCGATATCGAGATCACGGTACGCATCACCAGTCGTAATGCAGCGACGGTTTCAACGATTTGCAAGGTGTACATTGCCGCTGCGTTGAAGCCGGAATTCGAATGCAGCGCCGAAACCCTTCCGGCGGATACGCTGCACTACAGCATTGCCATACTCGAGTACGATCCGCTGGTGTTTCGCGCAACAATCAGAAACAACGGAACCATTGCGGCACGCAATCTTGAAGCGGCAATACTCCTGCCCTCGGGAATCGGACTCCCTCTCCAGGAAAGCACTCTTATTCGGCGCAGTGATCCTCTCGGGATTGATTCCGTGTGGACGGTTTCCTGGTCGCTTCAACCTCTCGCTCGTCGCGAAGGTACTTTGGACACAATACGCGTGGAGTTCCGATCCGGCAACATGAAAACGTATTGTGAGGATTGGATTTTCATCATCGGGATCCCTCCCGTAACAGTGTTCACCATACCTCGCGATGCACTTGAGCGCTTCAGCAAGGAAGTTCGTGTACCCGTGCTCATTGACGAAGCCCGGGACAAAGAGATTCGGGAGCTGCAGTTGCACATACAGTATGATCCGGCACTACTGCGTCTTGAAGCATTGGAATATGACAGCACATTGTTGGCACGTAATTGGACCAGTACCTATACCGATGTGAACGGACGTCTGATTTTCAACGCTCAGACACTGCGGGATGCGTTGAGCGGAAGCGGCGAGTTGTTCCGGATGCGCTTTACCGTGCTTTTCGGTGATGATGCGGATATTCTTCGCTATGCCGTTTCGCCTCTGGAATTCGATTCTCTCGCCAGTTCCGTTAACCGCGGTTCGGTGCTCGCCCGTTTTTATGACGGTTACGTAACGGTCAGCGGCGATTGTCTCTGGCCATTGGCCGCCAATGAGAATTATGTGATTCTCACCAGCATGCCCAATCCTTTCAATCCGTCCACAACGCTGACATACGAGCTGCGAAGGGCCGGACATGTGACGCTGCTCCTCTTCGACGAGACCGGGCGGTATCTTCAGACGCTGGTGAACGAGCGGCAGGATGCCGGAACATATCAGCGCGTTTTCCTCGCGTCCGGTTTGGCATCGGGCAGTTATCGCGCCGTGCTGTTGCTGGACGGTCAGCCCGCGACCTGGAGAAACCTCCAGTTGCTCCGCTGA